One window of the Notolabrus celidotus isolate fNotCel1 chromosome 23, fNotCel1.pri, whole genome shotgun sequence genome contains the following:
- the LOC117806959 gene encoding transmembrane protein 151A: MQTEEETATAEEPILEEGSGREQQRPVQQSLASSLCRESHWKCLLLTLLMYGCFATLAWCAVCRVPVLGSSSIPISGDDKATSPAAAYYHDIPHLESPCSSGYVYIPLAFLAMLYVVYLVECWHCFSKTAMLANAEFQEVYERVQRLQQATPCIWWKAISYHYVRRTRQVTRYRNGDAYTTTQVYHERVNTHASSSEFDYARYGVKDVSKELLDLQLHPAVRLRFTKCFSFSSARAEAAYLTQRARFFGENEGLDDYMEAREGMHLKNVDFREHILAFPDPTHQPWFSRHRVFWLASAFLLSWPLRVVSEYRTAYVHYHVEKLFGEDEDGGGGGGGGGGPGGGGRGDGLQGGTENGIHPGGIGIGIGLNGTSYRAISRVNTVDMTELEWHIRCNQQMVPSYSEALLMDLDISNGTNNTASTPISGPPCTTPNQGNNPPPLALPVVFNSAYLLQSCPRCRRTTSSSSLPSRLRAPMGTTALLNATVAGIRNAGHGGGGIGGRLVLSRSGFSLGRLGGRHNSLFHSRSMGGGLGGSREDGGGSGGGGGTGGGGVGGGGGFLGLGSRQDNEETRGVLEGEADEDEEEEQEEEVRMREDRGRERDEDAEQDSGGVVEGREGDGGGRERPPSYQDAFFFPVLIIHGEESCHARDDM, from the exons ATGCAGACGGAGGAGGAGACGGCAACCGCTGAAGAGCCCATTTTGGAGGAAGGGTCAGGACGAGAGCAG CAACGGCCAGTCCAGCAATCCCTGGCCTCCTCCCTGTGTCGGGAGTCCCATTGGAAGTGCCTCCTCCTGACCCTCCTCATGTACGGCTGCTTCGCCACCCTAGCCTGGTGCGCGGTCTGTCGTGTACCCGTTCTCGGCTCCTCCTCCATACCTATCAGTGGTGACGACAAAGCCACGTCGCCAGCTGCGGCCTACTATCATGACATCCCGCACTTGGAGAGTCCGTGCTCTAGCGGCTACGTCTACATCCCCCTGGCCTTCCTGGCTATGCTGTATGTGGTTTACCTGGTGGAGTGTTGGCACTGCTTCTCTAAGACGGCAATGTTGGCAAATGCTGAATTCCAG GAGGTGTACGAGCGTGTGCAGAGACTTCAGCAGGCGACTCCCTGCATCTGGTGGAAGGCCATTAGCTATCACTATGTGAGAAGGACCAGGCAGGTGACCAGATACCGCAATGGAGATGCATATACTACCACACAG GTCTATCATGAGCGGGTCAACACTCACGCCTCTAGTTCAGAGTTCGACTACGCCCGCTATGGAGTAAAAGATGTGTCAAAGGAGCTGCTGGACTTGCAGCTGCACCCTGCTGTTCGCCTCCGTTTCACCAAGTGTTTCAG CTTCTCAAGTGCACGTGCTGAAGCTGCCTACCTCACCCAG CGAGCACGCTTCTTTGGAGAGAACGAGGGGCTGGACGACTACATGGAGGCCAGGGAGGGAATGCATCTCAAGAATGTGGATTTTCGAGAGCATATCCTGGCCTTCCCAGACCCTACTCATCAGCCGTGGTTTTCTCGCCACAGGGTCTTCTGGCTGGCTTCGGCTTTCCTCCTGTCATGGCCACTGCGGGTCGTGTCGGAGTACCGCACAGCATATGTCCACTACCATGTGGAAAAGCTGTTTGGGGAGGATGAGGACGGTGGAGGGGGAGGTGGTGGGGGTGGAGGGCCAGGTGGAGGCGGAAGAGGGGATGGGCTTCAAGGGGGGACTGAGAATGGGATCCACCCAGGAGGGATCGGGATTGGAATCGGTCTAAACGGGACGAGTTACAGAGCTATTTCACGGGTCAATACGGTGGACATGACAGAGTTGGAGTGGCACATTCGCTGTAACCAACAGATGGTCCCGAGCTACTCTGAGGCTCTCCTTATGGACTTGGACATAAGTAATGGGACAAACAATACCGCCTCTACGCCCATTTCTGGGCCTCCCTGCACCACCCCAAATCAGGGGAACAACCCACCTCCTCTTGCTCTGCCTGTGGTGTTCAACTCTGCTTACCTCCTCCAGAGCTGCCCCCGATGCAGGAGGACCACGTCCAGTTCCAGTCTTCCCTCTAGGCTTAGGGCCCCCATGGGAACCACAGCCCTCCTGAATGCTACAGTGGCAGGGATAAGGAACGCGGGGCATGGAGGCGGAGGTATAGGAGGGAGGTTGGTGCTCAGTCGAAGCGGATTCTCTTTGGGGAGACTCGGAGGTCGACACAACAGCTTGTTTCACTCACGAAGCATGGGAGGAGGCCTTGGAGGAAGCAGggaagatggaggaggaagcGGCGGAGGAGGGGGAACtggtggaggaggagtaggCGGTGGTGGTGGATTCCTTGGGCTCGGTTCAAGGCAGGACAATGAGGAGACGAGAGGAGTGCTGGAGGGCGAAGCGGAtgaggacgaggaagaggagcaggaggaggaggtgaggatgAGAGAAgacagggggagagagagggacgaGGACGCAGAGCAAGACAGCGGAGGGGTagtggaggggagggagggagatgggggagggagagagcgtCCTCCATCCTACCAGGACGCATTTTTCTTCCCTGTCCTCATTATTCACGGAGAGGAGAGCTGCCACGCCAGAGACGACATGTGA